The following is a genomic window from Melitaea cinxia chromosome 7, ilMelCinx1.1, whole genome shotgun sequence.
TTAGAAGTCACTTAGATTATAGCTCACTCGCTTATATGAATAGTTCTCatgtaaataaattagacaTATTGCAGAATAAGGCTTTAAGAATAATATCTGGTGCTATGTGCTCAACTCCCATAAGGGCCATGGAAGTTGAGACAAAAGTGATGCCTTTGATTTTGAGGCGAATATTACTTGCTGAAAGATACTGTCTCAAACTAATAGCATCAAACAATActcaagtaataaataaaattgtaccttATATAGATAGAACACCAAGAAGACCATTAATAACAGCACAAGGTCTATTATGTGGTAATTCTCCAACACTGTCCGATATACTTCTGGAAATAGACAATAGGTTTTCTAAAATTAGAAAACAGTTTCCATGGCCATGTTACTCTTTCTCTTATCAATGTATTTCACATCCAATTAATATAGTTCAACagacaataaacaataattcgGAAATGCTTAAATTTTTGGAGGAAAATACAATGTACTATGTTATCTACACTGATGGGAGCAAAGCAAGTGATTATGTACATGCTGCTCTATATGATCCACAAGCAAAATTTTCTTCAAGTTTTATTCTGCATGAACCCTGCTCTATATTTACGGCAGAGGCATATGCAGTGTATCAGGCATTAATGCGTATTCGCGaaatcaataacattaaatattttttaataatttctgattCCTTGAGTTTGATAACAGCTTTAAGTACCCTCACAGTTAAATACAAGtctaattatatactttatttcattaaacaaataattcaccaataccataataaaaatattcaaattttcttTCTATGGGTGCCTTCCCACAAAGGTATCTCTGGCAATGAAATGGCTGATAAAACTGCATATGAAGGAGTTAATGCTGTTGACGTTAGAAATGCAATGAATGTTCCTATGTCCGATTACTTGCAATGTATTGACCAGAATACTCAAAAGTTGTGGTTAGAAATGTGGAAGAAAGATCAAGATACGAAAGGAAAATGGTATGGGAGCATACAAGAAAGTTTACCTGCAAGACCTTGGTATCATCGTATGCAAGATGCTACTAGAGACTTTATTACTATCATAAATAGACTACGTTTTGGTCATAATACTGCACCGTCACACCTTGCTCGACTCGGCATTATTGCGAATAAAGCCTGTCCACATTGTAATTCAAGTGATGGAACTGTGGAACACATTATTTTCGATTGTCAAAAATTTTTGATTGACAGACTAGTGTTGGCCAGTGAACTTAGTGATGTTGAAAATAAGTGTGATTTATTGTCCCGCCCGCCgccattaaaacaattattacaagaCGAACATACTTACAAGCACATCTACAAATACATTAAgaatacaattaaaacaatttaatgaaaTGTGCTCATAGACGTATTATTACGTATATGAATAATAAGAGTTGACCTAAAGGTTGTAGATACCAGGTcataaaatcccaaaaaaaaaaaaatatcaattgacAAGAAAACTAAATTTCATATatgaaatcattattttaaataagccCAGGGGGTGGACACTTGCATAGTAACCTTCATTTTCATATATAGTGGTGCCATCTGTTTAATGATTCCGATAAAATGTgaacagataataaaaacagttaataaatacagataataatttaaatcaaaatcaaatcttAGCCGTTAATAATCAAAGAGTAGATTAACTTGcctatgaatttaatttttacaaaatggcGAGAACTCATTGCGTGTAATCGTGGTTATTTGTGCTCGTTCAATTTTGTGGCTTTTTGGTTGTGAATACTAGTTTTTACGTTGAGTTGAGTTTCGTATTCCTCCGTAAAACTACTAGGACTTCGCCCCGATTCAAGATTCCAATTCGCTGCCTGTACTAACAGAGTGGCcggtataatattttaagtttcaaaAGACATTAATAAAAGAACGTGTTTGTTTTGCGAAAAGGACGCTATAATATTCTCTTGTGTTGTTTTGTGCTAGGATTATATCAAGATGCCGAGACGTTGTGAATTAGGATGTGAACCTTCTGGTAAGTTGAAACGAAATCATGGGGTCATATCTAACTTTCTTTTTAGATATCTTCCCTATTTACCAGTATCAGTAAATAAACAACttctaatataaatgtaaatttcaaTTTCAGGTGCTCCACTCCATGTTTTCCCGGATCCGGCCAAATATCCTAAGCGGTTTAGGGCATGGGTAACTATTGTTGGTGGAAAATTGGAAACACGTCATGATTATGAAGATTATAGAAAGAGGAAACTTTGTGacattcattttacaaataaagacCGAAATCGTAATCATCGGTTAAATGCATTAGCAGTTCCATCTTTACATTTACCTAGTAAGTTAGATTTTTTATTGCCTCTGTGTATGTATTAGAAGAAATATATGTCTAGATGGtgccataaattaaaaaaaagtattgctGTATGTTTGTACATTAATGAATACCATTATGATACAACAGAATAAAACCTgcatttataaatgttattgtttttcAGGTAGGATTCTTGCTATTGCACAGCAAGAAACAAATATAAGCTCTGTTTCTGAAAGCTTATCTACTGGGCCTTCAACTTCTTTCACaggtaatttttgttaaaaatgtatacttatttgtttttatatatatatttagtgtaAAGAATATTCTGGTTCTCGGTTCTTTAAAATATGTAgcattatttactattataaatatttactatttattacaatCTTAAAATTAGGCAGCGGTAGttaatagttagtagacgtaCCTTATAAAAGTATTATGTGACAGGACTggtttgaaagaaagaaagaaagaaaagttctttattggccattatcatttaaaattttaataatacatttaagttAGAAGGCCAACCAGGTCTCTGCCTCAGCATTGCTTAGCAGCAAATTGTTACTGCTAAGGCGCTGCTCTTCCGTCAGAGCCTGCATCGGCGACTTCAGACGCCAAACGCCACAAGAACATAATGTGcttaataaaaagagaatataaaataaaaatcaacgaaagatagacacgtaaaaaaaaaaaagaaaaaaacttaataatgagaaaaaaataacagaagtaacaataaaaatattccagaaaaaaagaaaagaaatatataataatataacagtcatACAGCCTGACTAGACTCACACAAAAGATGCTCACTCATATTTAACAGTCAAAGTCAATgtcaataatatacttatagtaaataattaaagagatatatatgtaatacataaaataaataataacattaaataaataaaataaataaataaataaatacataaataagaaaacgTATACGGAGTGCAAGCTTCTGTCAAGGCTGTCACCAAAAACGCACACGTCCAGAGCGACAACCCGCTAACGCGAGAAAATGTCACGTCACTGTCATAAAATAAGAGTTACGACgacatattttgtacaaaaaattgttgtatttttgcAACGTGGTCGTGACGTGGACAATAGAATTATATGTCATGACGTGGCAGTGGTTATAGAGCGTAGTAGGGACCAGTCAAGGAGTGCAAACCCCCCGGAAACCGAGACAAAGTCCGCCCCGGCAAGTCGCGTAGACCCGTAGGTAAGTTAGGTTTTTTGCCAAGTTAATAACTGTATCTTTATAAGACGTTTAAATGTGACTCTGGATTTTAGATCGCGCATTGGGGGCGGTAAATCGTTCCAGCACCGGGAGGCCGCAAACCTGAACGATCCACGAAAGGCAGCAGTTCTGTGCGCCGGCGTCTCGAAAACACTAGTACAAGCACGCCTGGGGTACCCTCCATGCACCTTAGTCCACGCCAATTTGCCAAATAGATATTGCGGTGTGCCAGTGCTCAGTACGTCGAACATCATTGTAGACAAGTGCATCCTCCGGCGAGACTCCATGTTCAGTATGTTCCTATTATTTAATACAGGTGTGACATGAGCTCGCGAGGACAGACCAAAGCAATACCGTGCACAAGCATTTTGCACTCGCTGTATGAGTTTTGAAGTTCTAACAAGCAAGCATGGACCATAGACGGTATCACAATAGTTTAACTTAGATAGTATGAGTGACTCGCACAAGGTTAGTCTTAGTCTCTCGCTGATATAGGGTCTAATGTTATATAGAAGCTTCAAtctataaaatctataaaaggTTTAAGGTGGGTTTAAGGCTTATGTGAGTCTGTCGGAAACTCACTTA
Proteins encoded in this region:
- the LOC123655164 gene encoding uncharacterized protein LOC123655164; protein product: MPRRCELGCEPSGAPLHVFPDPAKYPKRFRAWVTIVGGKLETRHDYEDYRKRKLCDIHFTNKDRNRNHRLNALAVPSLHLPSRILAIAQQETNISSVSESLSTGPSTSFTVRRPTRSLPQHCLAANCYC